TCGCGGTCGTCGGCGTGGGCAGCGCGGCCGGGCTCGGCGGCGCTGGGATCGAAGCCGGGACGGTCGCGGAAGCGTTACCCGGCAACGTTTCTGGTGACGTCGTGGACTCACTGCCCGGACGCAGCCTGAAAACCCGCACCTCGGAGGCCCGCAAGTCCGCGGAGCGCGGGCGCAAGCGCGAGACTTTCGGCCGGTTCAAGCTCAAACAGCTGAAGCATGCGGTACGGCACGAGGCCGAATGCCTTGCCGCCGCCACCGGCCGGGTGCGGGATTACCTGGCTCGGCACCGGTGTACGGCACTGGACCGCGCTCTCTACGCAATCGGTGACGGTCATGGCAACGCGGCCGCGATCTCCGTCGTGCGGGTGGGTTTTCCGAAGAAAAGCGACGCCACCGGGTGCGAAAAGGTGGAGGAGGTGCAGGGGAGTGGCGACCTCAGGCCGCTGGGTGCCGCCGCGCTCGGTTTGGCCGGTTTCTCCTTCTCCGGGCACCATTACGACTCCCGCATCGACAAGCGGACGCTCGTCGTTGCCGAAGCCGAGACGGTCGCCGGGCACCTCGACGCCGGTACGCTCGATGCGCTGGCCGAGGTCTCGGTGTGGTTTCCCCGGCTCTGATCAGCCCTTCGCCTGCTGCACGGGGGCCGTGCTGGCCGGGCCGTGCAGCAGCCGGGCCACTTCACCGCGCAGTGAAACGAACTCCGGTGATTCCCGGGTGGTGATCTGGTCGCGCTGCGCGGGCAGATCGACCGCGAGGTCCGCGACGATGTGTGCCGGGGACTTCGACAGCACCAGCACACGGTCGCCGAGGTACACGCTCTCGTCGATGTCGTGGGTGACCAGCAGAACCGTCGTACCCTGTTCCGCCTGCACGCGGCGGAGCAGGTCTTCGAGGTCGAATCGGGTCTGGGCGTCCACCGAGGCGAACGGTTCGTCCATCAGCAGCAGCGCCGGGCGGCTCGCCAGCGCGCGGGCGATGGACACCCGCTGCTGCATCCCGCCGGACAGCTGCCACGGGAACTTGCCCTCGACCCCGGACAGGCCGACCGCCGCGAGCGCTTCGCGGGCCTGCGCGCGCCGGGTCTGCTTGTCGATTTTGGTCCAGCGTAACGGAAATTCGACATTCTTGACCACCGAGAGCCACGGGAACAGCGAACGGCTGTAGTCCTGGAACACCACGGCGAGGTCGTCGGGCACCCCGGTCACCAGGTCGCCGTGCAGCCGCACCGTGCCCGAGGTCGGCGGGAGCAGGCCGGCGATCGCCCGCAGCAGCGTGGATTTGCCGCAGCCGGACGGGCCGACGATGCAGGCGAGCTGCCCGGCGTCCACGGAGAACGTCAGCTCGTCCACCGCCACGTGCGCGGTATCCCCGGTGCCGTAGCGATGGCTGACCCCGGAGACCTCAAGCACAGTCGACATTCGCCGCCCTTCCTAAAACGACATGAAGTCCGTGAAGGGGCCCTTCACAGACTCAGAGTCCGTGAAGGGCCCCTTCACGGCGTCCCCCGGGTGGGCTGCCACCCGAGCACCCGCCGTTCGACGGCGAGCAGGGCGGCGTTGAACCCGTATCCGAGGATGCCCAGCAGCACGATCCACGCCCACATCTGGTCGTAGTCGAAGGACCGCTGGGCGGCCAGCAGCGCGTAGCCGATGCCGTCGACCGCACCGACCAGCTCCGAGATGGCCATCAGGATCAGCGCGATGGACAGTGACAGCCGCAGCCCGGCGAAGATCTTCGGCAGTGCCGCGGGCAGCACCACCAGCCCGATCCAGTATCGCCGCGGCGTGCGGAACGCGCGCGCGGTCTCCGCCTTCACCCTGTCCACCGAGCGCACACCGTCCACTGTGTTCAGCAGCACCGGCCACAGTGCACCGAAGATGATGGTGGCGATCTGCATGCCCGGCCCGATGTGGAACAACACGATGAACACCGGCACCAGCGCGGGCGGCGGAATGGCCCGGAAGAACGCGAACAGCGGGCCGACGTAGTCCATCCCGGTGCGCGAACGGCCGAGTGCGGTCCCGAGCGCGACGCCGGCCACGACCGACAGCAGCCAGCCGCCGAGCACACGGGCGAGGCTGGGCAGGATGTGCTGGAACACCGCGTCGCCGAGGAACAGCTGCGTGCCCGGCCCGGAGAACCACAGCTTCGCCGCGGCCGCTGCGATCTTGGTGGGTGGCGGGAAGAACACGCTGTCGTTGAGCTGCGTCACCAGCTCCCACAGCAGCACCAGCACCACGAACAACAGCCATTTGCGCGCGAATCCGCCGAGCCCGCTGCGCACCCGGCCCCGCACGCCCGCGGCGGCCGGTTTGCCCAGCACGCTCACGCGGTGGCTCCTTCGTCGGTGCTGTTCCAGCGGAACAGCCTGCGCCCCAGCCGTTCCAGCCCCTCGTTGACCAGGAAGCCGAGCACCCCGGCGACCACGGTGCCGGCCAGCACCAGGTCCATCCGGTTGCTCGACGAACTCGCCTCCAGCACGAACTGCCCGATGCCGAGCTTCGCGCCGGCCAGGAATTCCGTGCTGATCACCAGGATCAGCGCGATCGCGGAGGCCATCCGGATCCCGGTGAACACGAACGGCGCGGCGTGCGGCAGCAGCACCGAGCCGAGGATCCGTGACCGCGGGGTGCCGTAACTGCGAGCGGTCTCCACCAGCAGCGGGTCGACCTCGGCCATCGCGTAGATGGTGTTGAACAGGATCGGCCACACCGAGGCGTAGACGGCCAGGGAGATCTTCGCCTCCGGGCCGCCGCCGATGACGATCAGCACCAGCGGGATCAGCGCCACCGAAGGGATCGGCCGCAGGAACTCGACGATCGCCCTGGTCGCCTCACGCAGCCGGCGCACGCTGCCCAGCATCAGCCCGGCCGGTACCGCGAGGACGATCGAAATCGCCATCGCGATCAGCCAGGCCAGTACCGAGGCCACCACGTCGCGGGTGAACCCGGTGTCCCCGAGCAGCTCCCCGATCCGCGCGAACACCACGGTGGGCGGCGGCAGATCGGTCCGCGCGACCCAGCCGAAGCGCACGATGGCTTCCCAGATCAGCAGGAAACCGAGCACTCCGGTCAGATTGCGGACGACTCGCACGTCAGGATGCGCTCGCCTGCGGGACGATCATCGTGGCCACGTCGATCTTCGCCGGGATCGACTGGAACTGCTGCAGCAGATCCGGTACCCGCTGCAGCCGCCGAGCATCCAATGTGGACTGGAAGGTGAGCAGCTTGGTCAGCGCGGCGATGTCCTGGTCCACCTTGGAGAACTTGACCAGCAGTGGCTCGATCTTCGAGCGGTCCGCGGATTCCTTGGTGGCCTTGAGCATCGCGCGCTGGAAGGCGGCCACGGTCTTCTGGCTGCCGGAGGCGAACTTGCCCAGCGAGGCGTAGCCGGCGGTGGGGAAGTCCTTGGTACCGCCGGTCGCGGCGTCGATGATCTCCACCGTGCCGTCGTCCTTGGCGGACTGGGTGATGAACGGCTCGGTGAGGAAGCCCGCGTCCACGTCGCCGCGCTTGACCGCCGCGCCGATCTGCGGGAATCCGATCGGCACCCACTTCACCCCGGAGTAGTCCACGCCGTTGTCGCGCATCACGGACTTGGTCAGGGTGTCGCAGATGGTGTCGGTCGCGGTGATCGCGATCTTCTTGCCCGCCAGGTCGTGCACGCTTTTCACCGGGCCGTTCGGCAGCGCGACCACCTCGGTGCTCTTCGGACCCGCGGAAGAGGCGTCGGCGACGAACTTGATGTCGGCGTTGCTCTTGCTCTTGGCGATGAAGAACGGGGTGTAGCTGCCGTAGGCGATGTCGACCTCGCCGGCGAGCAGCTTCTGCAGCGAAGCCCCGCCGCTGGCCGCGTTCACCGCCTCGACTTCGAGGCCCTCCTGCTGGAAGTAACCGTTCTGCACCGCGAGGTGGAACGGGGCCACGTCGATCGTCGGCATGATGGAGACCTTGATCTTCGGCTTCTCCAGCCCGGAGCCACCGCCGGTGCCGCCCGAGTCCTCCGACCCGCCGAGCAGGCCGCAGCCGCTCGCGGTCAGTGCAACGCCGCTTGCCATGGCGAGGGACAGGAACCCGCGCCTGCCATAGCTGCGCTGGTTGCCCGCGGCTGCTTCAAACAAGGTCGCTCCCAATACGGATGCAGTCACGTCTGCCGAGGACGTGCGGATGGCGGAATGTGACTTATCGTCCGGAGTCACGCGGCTACTGTAGAGAAGCAACCCGGCTATCACAATGGGTGTTCAGCGTCGGTTCGGGGGTGGCAATCATCACTCGATCAGGTGCATCGTTGATCAACATCCGGGCGCCACGCGGACAAGCTGTTGATGCCTGAATAACTTGATCCGCTGCCCGGGTGTACCCAGCGCGACATCTGGAGGGTTACAAACCGGCCAAGCGTTCGCTACCCTCTGCTCCTGCAGAGTGCGGTGCGGCCCACCGATGTAGCGAGGAAAAGCCCTGGTCGAACAGGGTGCTCCAGACAAGCCGGCGAGCAGTTCGCGGTGCACGGGTGGCCTCGGCCGAAACGGACAGACCGACCACGTGCGGGGACCGAACGTCATGCCAGAGCCGAACCGATCCCGCGCCCAGGGCGGTGGGAAATCACACCTGGAAGTCGATCGTTTCACCCGAAAGGGTGTAATGATCCGGTCAGTGGCCCGGGGCGCCAGCGGCGCGGGCCTGCTGCCGGAGGCGTGCGGGTAGTGGCCGCGGGCACGGCAGGTTTCGAAGCACAGGGTCCCGTGGACCCGGACGACGATGGTGGTGCGGCGGTGCCGAATGAAGACACCACGGGGGTGGGAGGGGCCCCTGCGCGCGAGCGCGCATCGCGCGGTGACAGCTCCTTCTTCGCACTGGGCAACTGGCGGCTTCGGTCGAAGCTCGCGCTCATCCTGATCATCCCGACCCTCACCGCGCTGGTGCTCGGTGTGCTGCGCGTGGTCGACGACGTACGGCAGGCCACGCAGCTGAGCCGGACCGCGGATCAGGTGGCCTTCGCGCAGAAGGTCACCTCCGTGGTGCACGACTTGGAAGGCGAGCGGGCGCTGGCGGTGGCCCGGATCTCCTCCCGCGACGCCCTGCGCCAGGCCGGGCTGGACGCGCAGGTGGCCAAGGTCGACCGCGGCGTGGACGACCTGCGCGACGCCGCCGTGCAGCTCAACGCCGACGACCCGGCGACCAGCGACCGCTACGCACGCGGCCTGCAGCGGCTGGACGCGCTGCGCCCGCTGCGCGCGGCGATCGGCTCCTCCTCCTATTCGGACCTGGCCGCGCTGGACACCTATTCCTCCATTCTCGACTCGCTGGTGCAGCTCGGCCGCGAGGTGACCACCGCGACCAGCGACCGTGGCCTGCTCCGGCTGGGCACCAGCACGCAGTCGATCAGCGAGGCCAAGGAGTCCATCCTCCGCGGGGACAGCGCGCTGCTGGTGGCCGCGTTCCGCGACGCCTTCCCGGGCAGCCTGCTCGACGAGACCCGCGCCGCGGAGGCCAGCGGGGACGCCTCGATCTCGGTGTTCCTGGCCAACGCCACCGACGACCAGGTCCGGCTCTACAACGACACCTACTCCGGCCCGGAGGTCGACGACCGGCGCCGGGTCGAGGCGACCGCGTTCTCCACCGCGCAGGCCAACCAGGGCCACTCGCTCAACATCGACCCCACCCGGCTGAGCCAGGACTCCACGATCGCCGCGGACAAGCTGCGCGCGGTGGAGAGCAGCCTGCTCAACCAGCTGCGCAGCCAGGCCGACAGCCTGGCCGGCTCGGCCGTGCAGTCCGCGTGGATCGGTGGCGCGATCGTGCTCGCGGCGCTGATCGCGGCACTGGTGCTGATGCTCGCGATCGCCCGGCTGATGCTGCGCCCGCTGCGCGTACTGCGGACCACCGCGCTGGACGTGGCCTACACCCGGCTGCCGGAGACCGTGCAGTCGATTTTGGACGATCCGGATCCGGTCAACGCCTCGAAGAAGGCGGTCGACCCGGTCCCGGTCACCTCTCGCGACGAGATCGGGGAAGTGGCGCGCTCGTTCGACGTGGTGCACGAGCAGGCCGTGAAGATGGCCGCGGAACAGGCGCTGCTGCGCGAGAACGTCAACGGCATCTTCGTGAACCTCTCCCGGCGTTCGCAGCGGCTGGTGGAACGCCAGCTCGGCGTGATCGACCGGCTGGAGGCCGACGAGCAGGATCCGGACCATCTCGCCAGCCTGTTCGAGCTGGACCACCTGGCCACCCGGTTGCGCCGCAACGGTGAATCACTGCTGGTGCTCTCCGGCGCCGGGCTCGCGAAGTCGGTGCCGAAGCCGATACCCGCGGCGGACGTCATCGGCGCCGCGGTGTCCGAGATCGAGCAGTACGCGCGGATCGAGGTCGGCGTGGTACCCGAGGTCGCGGTGCAGGGCCTGGCCATCCACGACCTCGTGCACGTGCTCGCCGAGCTGCTGGACAACGCGACCTACTTCTCCGAGCCGGAGACGAAGGTCACAGTGCGCGCGGTGGTCACGCGCAAGAAGGCGCTCGCCATCCAGGTCACCGACCACGGCGTCGGCATGGGCGAGGACCGGCTCGCGGAGCTGAACACCCGGCTGGCCGACCCGCCGGACCTGGACGTGTCGGTGACCCGGCGGATGGGCCTGTACGTGGTCGCCCGGCTGGCCCAGCGGCACGGCATCGAGGTGCGGCTGCGGGAGAACGAGGACATCGAGGGCGGTGTGGTCGCCCGCGTCGTGGTGCCCGCCGGCCTGCTCACCGACGTACGCGTCCCGGTGCCCGTCGCGCCGCGGCACACCCCGCCCCCGCCGAACCGCAACGAGATTTCGCACCCGAGCTTCCCGCCGGTCAACCGGGCGCCGGAAGCGGCACCGGAGGAGCCGCCGTCGGTGCCGGTCGAGTCCAACGGCGGGCTGGTCCCGCTGGATCAACCGATCAGTCTCGACGATCTGGTCGCGGGCAACCGGGCGGCCGGTCCGTTCCTGAGCCCGGAGGTGCCGGCCGAACAGGTACCCGCCTGGCCGACCGCGGACGACCTCGCCCCGCTCACCCGTGAGTCCAATGGGGACGGTGCCAGCCTTTCCGAGACCCAGTTCGCACCGCTGGTACTGCCGAAGCGCGAGCCGAAACACGTGGTGCCGGAAGAACCCGCGGCCGAGGCGCCCGAGGAAGAGGACGGCCCGTCCGCGCTCGAAGACGACGTGCCCACCCGGCGGCTTCCGATTTATCAGTCGGTGCTTTCGCGCTGGTTCAGCGAGGGCAGCGACGAGGCCGAGCCCGGTGCGTTGCCGGGTGTCGACGCGGCGGAACCGTTGCCGGCCCCCGCGGCCGCGCGGCACCAGGCACCCGAACCGGTGCAGGCAGCCGAGGACGAGCCGGCCGAAGCGACGCCGCTCTACCCCGGCCCGGAAGACGACTCGGCCGGTGAAGACTGGCACAGCGTCTCCGACGAGGGCTGGCAGGCGGCACAGTCGTTGCTCGAGTCCAAGAACGAAGAGGTGACCTCGGCCGGGTTGCCCAAGCGCGTACCGAACGCATATCTGGTCCCCGGTTCGATATCCGGCGCGCAGAAGCCGGCCGAAGCGCAGAACTCGTTCACCGACCAGACCGCCGGGCTGCCCGGAAAGGGTGCTATCACCCGCTCGGCGACAGCGGCCCGCAGCCGGATGGCAAGCTTCCAGCGTGGATACACCTCCGGAAGGCACGCGCTGAAGGATCGGCCGACGGAGGCCCGGCTCGACGACGAGGCGCGCGTGACCGGAGCCGGCTACGTGAGCGACAGCGGCAGTGAGGAGCAACAGTGACACGGGCGGGTGCAGTGCAGCCGGGAGGCGGGCCGGTGCAGCCGAACGGCAGAAGTGCCGGCGGCGCGACGGGCAGCTTCGCGTGGCTGATCACGGACTTCGTGCACCGGGTTCCCGGTGCCGCGCACGCAGTGGTCGTTTCGGCCGACGGTCTGCTTCTCGCGGCTTCGCGCGGGTTGCCGAAGGATCGCGCGGACCAGCTCGCGGCGGTCGCCTCCGGGCTGACCAGCCTCGCGCGGGGCGCGGCGAAGGTGTTCGAAGGCGGCCCGGTCGCGCAGACCGTGGTCGAGATGGCCAACGGTTTCCTCTTCCTGATGTCGGTGTCCGACGGTTCCTGCCTGGCCGTGCTGGGTTCGCCGGAAAGCGACATCGGCCTGGTGGTGTACGAGATGACGTTGCTCGTCGAACGGGTCGGGCAGCAGCTGACCCCGGAGATGCGCGCGCAACTGCAGGGCGCTGCGGTCCGCCGCTAGGCGGGCCGGGATCAGGAGTGAGCCGTGGACGACGGGCGCTTGCGGGGCGATGGCCGGCTCGGGGACGACTCCACCGGCGGGTGGGGCGAGCGGGACCGGGGACGGGAGGACTGGAAGTCCTTCCGCGAACGGGTCGACCGTGAGTGGCGGGCCCGGCACGCCCGGCTCGACGAACCGGAGCCCGGACCCGGCCCGGAGCCGGCCCGGCCGCCCGACCGGCTGACCGACTCCAACGCCGGGCAGCAGCCGGGCATCACCGCCGTGCCCGGCTACCGCGACCGGCTGCTCGGCGGCCCCGGCTCGGAGCTGTTCGGCGGCGCCAGCGGCCCGCTCTACGACTCGGCCGAGTTCGCCGCGTTCAGCACGGCGCGGGACGGTTCGCCGGGCCCGTCCTCGAACGAACTCGCCGCGGCGTTGCCCGCGCAGGCCGCGAGCGAGCCGCCGGTCGCCGAGGTGGAGACCTCCGGGCTGGTCCGGCCCTACTTCCGCACCCGCGGGCGGACCAAGCCGACCTACGATCTCGCGGTCGAGGCATTGGTCTCGACCAGTGAGCAGGGCCGGCTGCTGGACCGGGTCCGGGTGCCCGAGCACCGGTCGATCTGCGATCTGTGCCTGGACACCCGGTCGGTGGCCGAGGTCGCCGCGCTGCTGCGGCTGCCGCTGGGCGTGGTGCGGGTGCTGATCGGAGATGTGGCGGGGCTCGGCCTGGTGCTGGTGCACACCAGCACCAGCACGAGCGCGGGCGACCGCCCCAGTATCGAGTTCATGGAAAGGGTGCTCAGTGGGCTTCGGAGAATTTGACTCCGACCCGAACACACCGCAGGCAGGTCCGACCTCGTCGGCCAAGATCGTGGTCGCGGGTGGGTTCGGTTCGGGAAAGACGACTTTGGTCGGGGCGATCTCCGAGATCGATCCGCTGACCACCGAGGCCTTGATGACCGAGGCGAGTGTCGGGTACGACGACATCACGGCCACGCCCCAGAAGACGACCACCACGGTCGCGATGGACTTCGGCCGGCTCTCGCTCGACTCGGACCTGGTGCTGTACGTGTTCGGCACACCGGGCCAGCACCGGTTCTGGTTCATGTGGGACGACCTCGCGGTCGGCGCGATCGGCGCGGTGGTGCTGGTGGACACCCGGCGGCTGGCCGACGCGTTCCCGTCGATCGACTTCTTCGAGAACCGGAAGCTGCCCTACGTGGTGGCGATCAACTGTTTCGACCGCCTGCTGCACCACCAGATCGAGGACGTGCGGCACGCGCTGACGATCTCACCGTCGGTGCCGATCATGGCCTGCGACGCGCGCGAGCGGGACTCGGCCAAGCAGGTGCTGATCTCGGTCGTCCAGCACGCGATCGCGCACGACACGGCACTGCAGGCGGGCTGAGCCCGGTCCAGGTGCGATGCCGCCGTTGGAGTGAACTCCGCGCGCTTCACCCTCTTCGGGGAGCGGTGCATCCGTCTGGAGCAGGGAGCACTCCTCTCGGTTGTCCGGGCCGGTGCCGATCGTCCCCCGATCGGCTTGCCACCACGGCGGTGACCAGCTCGGATACGCTTTCCTCGGAGTTCGTCACCGGCCCTACCGAGTGACCCGCGAATGCGTGGTCGCGCATGCGTCGATGCGACGTCGGCACGGAAGTACGCGTACCGTGCCCCGTCGCACGCTCGACACGGCCGAGGAGGTGAATACGCTGGAATGGCGTCTTCACGGCGGCCGGGCGAGCAGGACCGCCCGGTGCCGGGCGGGTGTCCCAGCGTTCGACAGCTTGGAGGGCCAGTGACCTATTCCGGGACCGATTCCGGCGCACCGGCGGAGCAGGGCACGTTCGGCTGGCTGGTTTCCGATTTCGTGCGCCGGGTCCCGGGCGCCGCGCATGCGGTGCTGGTGTCCGCGGACGGCCTGCTGCTCGCCCCGTCCGAGGGGCTGCCGCAGGAGCGGGCCGAACAGCTGTCCGCGGTCGCCTCCGGGCTGATCAGCCTCACCCTGGGTGCGGCCCGCTGCTTCGAGGCGGGCGGGGTCAACCAGACCGTGGTCGAGATGGAGGGCGGGTACCTGTTCCTGATGTCGGTGTCCGACGGTTCGTCGCTGGCCGTGCTGGCCGCGCCCTCGTGCGACATCGGGACGGTGGCCTACGAGATGACCCTGCTCGTGGAGCGGGTCGGCCAGCAGATCAGCCCCGAGCTGCGGGCTCAGCTGCAGGGCGGGGTGCGTGGGTGAGGATCTCGGGTTTCGGCGAGCAGGACACGGGCGCCTGGGAGGCGCTGCACCGCGGTGACGACCGCACGGAGTTCGACTCACCCAGCCGCTTCGAGCTGAGCACGTTGAAGATGCGGCTGCCGGCTCGCCCGAACCCCGTCCGTCCCGCGCCACCGCCACCGCCACCGTTGCCACCGCCGCCGGTGCAGCGGGAGGAGCCCGTCCGGTACGACGACGGTTACCGGGAGCCGCCCGCGCCTGGGGGCGACGGACGAGCTTTCGCGCCCGGCTACTGGCCGGAGGAGCCCCCACGCGGGCAGCACGCGGCCCCCGAACCACCCCCGTCCGGCCGCCGGCACCGGGTCGAGGAGCCGCCGGACCCCTACTCGTTCGACGAATACGCCGACCGGGGCTCGCCGGGCGCACACGACCGGACGGTGCCGGAGGAGTCCGCATACCGGTACCCGGAGGAGGCCCCTCGCAGCAGGCACGCGCTGCCCCCTCCGCCGCAGGAGCAGTCGGGCGCCTCCGCGCTGGACCAGTTCTGGTCCGCGGAAGGGGAGGGCGTCGACGAAGCCGCTCCCACGGACCGATCGGCCGCCAAGCCGAAGTCGCGGGTACGCCCGTACGCCCGCACTCGCGGCCGGACGCACTCGGACTACAACCTCGCGCTCGAAGCATTGGTCTCGACCAGCGACAGCGGCCGCCGCTACCGCGGGGTGCGCTCCATCGAGCACCGGCGGATCTGCGATCTGTGCCTGGACACCCGCTCGGTCGCGGAAATCGCCGCGCACCTGAACCTGCCGCTCGGCGTGGTGAAGGTGCTGGTGGGGGACATGGCCGACATCGGCCTGGTGCTGCTGCACCAGACCGACCTGGTACTGGGCGACCGGTCCTCACGTGAGTTCATGGAGCGGGTGCTGCAGGGTTTGCGGAGCCTGTAACCCGGGCGCCCGGCCATCCCGTTCCAGGGCTGTGAAGGGGCCCTTCACGGACTCTGAGTCCGTGAAGGGCCCCTTCACGGCTTTCCCTCCCGGCGAGCGCCCGCGAAGCGGGCCGCCCCGGCGAGCGGCCGGGCCGCGCCCATCGCATGTCCGCCCAGCGCCCGCGCCCGCATCATCGGCAGTTCGCCGCCGGCCCAGGCGCGGGCGGCGGCGATGGCTTCCCGGGGGCGCGGATCGCCGGGCTGTTCGCGTTCGAAGCAATCCAGGACGTGCTCCGCGCACACCGCCGCCCACTCGGCGAGCAGCCGGTGATCCTCGTCGGTCAGCGAGCCGCCGCGGCGGATGGTCACCATGCGGGGGTCGCGCACCTTCGGCAGGATCATCGTCGGCTAGTCCTCCACCAGTGCGGCAGAAGTGATGCGGTGCAACGGATATCGCTCGTGATCCGCCCCCTCCAGCACCCCGCCGCCCACGCGCAGGGGGCGTACGACGCGCTGGCTCGCCGTGCCGCGGGAGTCGACGAAGCCGATCCACACCTCACGGTGTTCCAGCGTCGCGCGGGACAGCAGCTCCAGCGTTGCCGTGGTGTCCGCGCCGCCGCCTCGGGGCGGTTGGACCGCGGAGCCACGCCGCCGTGCCGCCGCTTGGTCTCCGGCGCGGAGGTTGGACACGATGCGGGCAGCCTGTTCGTCGGTCAGCACCGCCTGTTCGCCCGGCCGCGCCCGCACTGCCCGCGGGCGGCCGGGCACCCGGCGGCCGCTCGGGCGCAGGTCGACCACCCGGCCGTCCGGTCCCTCGGCGGCCGGGGCGAAACCCGCGCCCCGCAACGCTTCCAGCACTTCGCCGAGCGGGGCGGTGCTGATCAGCACGGTCGGCGCGATCAGCCGCAGGTCGTACCCGGTGGCGACCGGGTGCGCCAGCACCTCGGCGAGCAGCGCCTCGTCATCGCAGCGCAGGAACGATCCGGCCGCGCCGCCGCGGAGCCTGCCGTGACGGCGGGCCACGTCGTCGATCAGGTAGGTGAGGCCCTGCGGCACCGGCGTCGCCGATTTGGCGCGGAACATCGTGTGCAGCTCGTCCGCGGTACGGCCGGTGTCCAGCGCCCGGCGCACGGTGTTCTCGGTGACCCGGTAGACCGTGGCG
This Amycolatopsis sulphurea DNA region includes the following protein-coding sequences:
- a CDS encoding ABC transporter ATP-binding protein — protein: MSTVLEVSGVSHRYGTGDTAHVAVDELTFSVDAGQLACIVGPSGCGKSTLLRAIAGLLPPTSGTVRLHGDLVTGVPDDLAVVFQDYSRSLFPWLSVVKNVEFPLRWTKIDKQTRRAQAREALAAVGLSGVEGKFPWQLSGGMQQRVSIARALASRPALLLMDEPFASVDAQTRFDLEDLLRRVQAEQGTTVLLVTHDIDESVYLGDRVLVLSKSPAHIVADLAVDLPAQRDQITTRESPEFVSLRGEVARLLHGPASTAPVQQAKG
- a CDS encoding ABC transporter permease translates to MLGKPAAAGVRGRVRSGLGGFARKWLLFVVLVLLWELVTQLNDSVFFPPPTKIAAAAAKLWFSGPGTQLFLGDAVFQHILPSLARVLGGWLLSVVAGVALGTALGRSRTGMDYVGPLFAFFRAIPPPALVPVFIVLFHIGPGMQIATIIFGALWPVLLNTVDGVRSVDRVKAETARAFRTPRRYWIGLVVLPAALPKIFAGLRLSLSIALILMAISELVGAVDGIGYALLAAQRSFDYDQMWAWIVLLGILGYGFNAALLAVERRVLGWQPTRGTP
- a CDS encoding ABC transporter permease produces the protein MRVVRNLTGVLGFLLIWEAIVRFGWVARTDLPPPTVVFARIGELLGDTGFTRDVVASVLAWLIAMAISIVLAVPAGLMLGSVRRLREATRAIVEFLRPIPSVALIPLVLIVIGGGPEAKISLAVYASVWPILFNTIYAMAEVDPLLVETARSYGTPRSRILGSVLLPHAAPFVFTGIRMASAIALILVISTEFLAGAKLGIGQFVLEASSSSNRMDLVLAGTVVAGVLGFLVNEGLERLGRRLFRWNSTDEGATA
- a CDS encoding ABC transporter substrate-binding protein, coding for MASGVALTASGCGLLGGSEDSGGTGGGSGLEKPKIKVSIMPTIDVAPFHLAVQNGYFQQEGLEVEAVNAASGGASLQKLLAGEVDIAYGSYTPFFIAKSKSNADIKFVADASSAGPKSTEVVALPNGPVKSVHDLAGKKIAITATDTICDTLTKSVMRDNGVDYSGVKWVPIGFPQIGAAVKRGDVDAGFLTEPFITQSAKDDGTVEIIDAATGGTKDFPTAGYASLGKFASGSQKTVAAFQRAMLKATKESADRSKIEPLLVKFSKVDQDIAALTKLLTFQSTLDARRLQRVPDLLQQFQSIPAKIDVATMIVPQASAS
- a CDS encoding sensor histidine kinase; protein product: MPNEDTTGVGGAPARERASRGDSSFFALGNWRLRSKLALILIIPTLTALVLGVLRVVDDVRQATQLSRTADQVAFAQKVTSVVHDLEGERALAVARISSRDALRQAGLDAQVAKVDRGVDDLRDAAVQLNADDPATSDRYARGLQRLDALRPLRAAIGSSSYSDLAALDTYSSILDSLVQLGREVTTATSDRGLLRLGTSTQSISEAKESILRGDSALLVAAFRDAFPGSLLDETRAAEASGDASISVFLANATDDQVRLYNDTYSGPEVDDRRRVEATAFSTAQANQGHSLNIDPTRLSQDSTIAADKLRAVESSLLNQLRSQADSLAGSAVQSAWIGGAIVLAALIAALVLMLAIARLMLRPLRVLRTTALDVAYTRLPETVQSILDDPDPVNASKKAVDPVPVTSRDEIGEVARSFDVVHEQAVKMAAEQALLRENVNGIFVNLSRRSQRLVERQLGVIDRLEADEQDPDHLASLFELDHLATRLRRNGESLLVLSGAGLAKSVPKPIPAADVIGAAVSEIEQYARIEVGVVPEVAVQGLAIHDLVHVLAELLDNATYFSEPETKVTVRAVVTRKKALAIQVTDHGVGMGEDRLAELNTRLADPPDLDVSVTRRMGLYVVARLAQRHGIEVRLRENEDIEGGVVARVVVPAGLLTDVRVPVPVAPRHTPPPPNRNEISHPSFPPVNRAPEAAPEEPPSVPVESNGGLVPLDQPISLDDLVAGNRAAGPFLSPEVPAEQVPAWPTADDLAPLTRESNGDGASLSETQFAPLVLPKREPKHVVPEEPAAEAPEEEDGPSALEDDVPTRRLPIYQSVLSRWFSEGSDEAEPGALPGVDAAEPLPAPAAARHQAPEPVQAAEDEPAEATPLYPGPEDDSAGEDWHSVSDEGWQAAQSLLESKNEEVTSAGLPKRVPNAYLVPGSISGAQKPAEAQNSFTDQTAGLPGKGAITRSATAARSRMASFQRGYTSGRHALKDRPTEARLDDEARVTGAGYVSDSGSEEQQ
- a CDS encoding roadblock/LC7 domain-containing protein, which gives rise to MTRAGAVQPGGGPVQPNGRSAGGATGSFAWLITDFVHRVPGAAHAVVVSADGLLLAASRGLPKDRADQLAAVASGLTSLARGAAKVFEGGPVAQTVVEMANGFLFLMSVSDGSCLAVLGSPESDIGLVVYEMTLLVERVGQQLTPEMRAQLQGAAVRR
- a CDS encoding DUF742 domain-containing protein, which codes for MDDGRLRGDGRLGDDSTGGWGERDRGREDWKSFRERVDREWRARHARLDEPEPGPGPEPARPPDRLTDSNAGQQPGITAVPGYRDRLLGGPGSELFGGASGPLYDSAEFAAFSTARDGSPGPSSNELAAALPAQAASEPPVAEVETSGLVRPYFRTRGRTKPTYDLAVEALVSTSEQGRLLDRVRVPEHRSICDLCLDTRSVAEVAALLRLPLGVVRVLIGDVAGLGLVLVHTSTSTSAGDRPSIEFMERVLSGLRRI
- a CDS encoding GTP-binding protein — protein: MGFGEFDSDPNTPQAGPTSSAKIVVAGGFGSGKTTLVGAISEIDPLTTEALMTEASVGYDDITATPQKTTTTVAMDFGRLSLDSDLVLYVFGTPGQHRFWFMWDDLAVGAIGAVVLVDTRRLADAFPSIDFFENRKLPYVVAINCFDRLLHHQIEDVRHALTISPSVPIMACDARERDSAKQVLISVVQHAIAHDTALQAG
- a CDS encoding roadblock/LC7 domain-containing protein, which gives rise to MTYSGTDSGAPAEQGTFGWLVSDFVRRVPGAAHAVLVSADGLLLAPSEGLPQERAEQLSAVASGLISLTLGAARCFEAGGVNQTVVEMEGGYLFLMSVSDGSSLAVLAAPSCDIGTVAYEMTLLVERVGQQISPELRAQLQGGVRG